One genomic region from Sandaracinaceae bacterium encodes:
- a CDS encoding tetratricopeptide repeat protein, protein MRAAVLGAWLSSLTLLAPFPTSAQSPATSPAYEAGIDALERGFPEEALTHFERAVELDSRPHHVLALAATLQELRRPTEAIAWYDRLLAEEFGPLAEDRRRAVAGARASAASLQGRLRITTRATGQVEVEVDGVSAGVVTADAALEVSLDSGPHLVRVVGGASSRVSVAVGEVRSVAVEAAPPAASVIEERPEAGRDPAPWIVFSLAAIPLAVGVGTAIPFQLELDQARAEREHALAVPHAEAAETFGLVATISFAISGAIALASLVWGLVEISAGAP, encoded by the coding sequence ATGAGAGCCGCCGTCCTCGGCGCCTGGCTGTCGTCGCTCACCCTGCTCGCGCCCTTCCCCACCTCCGCGCAGTCGCCGGCGACGAGCCCCGCGTACGAGGCCGGGATCGACGCGCTCGAGCGCGGCTTCCCGGAGGAGGCGCTGACCCACTTCGAGCGCGCGGTGGAGCTCGATTCGAGGCCTCACCACGTGCTGGCGCTCGCCGCGACCCTGCAGGAGCTGCGTCGGCCCACGGAGGCGATCGCGTGGTACGACCGGCTGCTCGCCGAGGAGTTCGGCCCGCTCGCGGAGGACCGTCGCCGCGCGGTGGCGGGAGCGCGCGCGTCCGCCGCATCCTTGCAAGGGAGGCTGCGCATCACGACGCGCGCGACGGGCCAGGTAGAGGTGGAGGTCGACGGGGTCTCGGCCGGCGTCGTCACGGCCGACGCCGCGCTCGAGGTCTCGCTCGACTCGGGTCCGCACCTCGTGCGCGTGGTGGGCGGCGCGTCGAGCCGGGTCTCGGTGGCGGTGGGCGAGGTGCGCTCGGTAGCGGTAGAGGCGGCGCCGCCCGCCGCGAGCGTGATCGAGGAGCGCCCCGAAGCCGGCCGCGACCCCGCGCCGTGGATCGTCTTCAGCCTCGCGGCCATCCCGCTGGCGGTCGGTGTCGGCACGGCGATCCCGTTCCAGCTGGAGCTGGACCAGGCGCGCGCCGAGCGAGAGCACGCCCTGGCCGTCCCTCACGCGGAGGCGGCCGAGACCTTCGGGCTGGTGGCCACGATCTCGTTCGCGATCAGCGGGGCGATCGCGCTCGCGAGCCTGGTCTGGGGTCTGGTCGAGATCTCGGCTGGCGCGCCGTGA
- a CDS encoding serine/threonine-protein kinase: MSEPREGYVSIGLLARGGMGEVRLGLRQAGAFRRLVAIKRLRAEHRADESFRRMFVDEGRLAGLVRHPNVVSVLDVGEDEEGPFLVMDFVEGVTAHQVLKRLSAEGERLPLQVAARVAHQVALGLTAVHELCTTEGEALGLIHRDVSPQNVLLGFDGVARVADFGIAKTQGSDATTTGVLKGKIGYMSPEQLRFERPTQQSDLFSFGVLLFELLAGRRLYHGPDLRESAQQILSAPAPDLGGDREDAPPQLVELVFELLAKDPSHRPASAREVVARLGDVLEELVGLEGRLELGEYLATHFEDEAVTLRERSASLVRAWEESRTEAPPPVQPPTTRRWVAAGILAGAALASVGVYFAWPTHSAPALAASDAPPTTSTAIEGAASEADHRDAATGQPDPPPTDTSREHASATDPRADVAPTADAEESQPAPRTRRTRARARRRARPAEETASPRERFRAIDLIRGER, translated from the coding sequence GTGTCGGAGCCGCGCGAAGGGTACGTCTCGATCGGCCTGCTCGCGCGCGGCGGGATGGGAGAGGTGCGGCTCGGGCTGCGGCAGGCGGGCGCGTTCCGGCGGCTCGTCGCGATCAAGCGCCTCCGCGCCGAGCACCGGGCCGACGAATCCTTTCGACGCATGTTCGTCGACGAGGGCCGGCTCGCCGGGCTGGTCCGGCACCCGAACGTGGTGTCCGTGCTGGACGTGGGCGAAGACGAGGAGGGGCCCTTCCTCGTGATGGACTTCGTCGAGGGGGTGACGGCGCATCAGGTGCTGAAGCGGCTGAGCGCGGAGGGCGAGCGGCTGCCGCTCCAGGTCGCGGCGCGCGTCGCCCATCAGGTCGCGCTCGGGCTGACCGCGGTGCACGAGCTGTGCACGACCGAGGGGGAGGCGCTCGGGCTCATCCACCGGGACGTCAGCCCGCAGAACGTGCTGCTCGGCTTCGACGGAGTGGCGCGGGTGGCAGACTTCGGGATCGCCAAGACGCAGGGCAGCGACGCGACGACCACCGGCGTGCTGAAGGGCAAGATCGGGTACATGTCCCCGGAGCAGCTGCGCTTCGAGCGGCCGACGCAGCAATCTGACTTGTTCTCGTTCGGGGTGCTCCTGTTCGAGCTCCTCGCGGGGCGCCGCCTCTATCACGGGCCGGACCTGCGCGAGTCGGCGCAGCAGATCTTGTCGGCGCCCGCGCCCGACCTCGGGGGCGATCGCGAGGACGCGCCGCCGCAGCTGGTGGAGCTGGTCTTCGAGCTGCTGGCCAAGGACCCGAGCCATCGGCCCGCGAGCGCGCGCGAGGTGGTGGCGCGGCTGGGCGACGTGCTCGAGGAGCTGGTCGGGCTCGAGGGGCGGCTCGAACTGGGGGAGTACCTCGCGACGCACTTCGAGGACGAGGCGGTCACGCTGCGCGAGCGCTCGGCGAGCCTGGTGCGCGCGTGGGAGGAGTCACGCACCGAGGCGCCGCCGCCGGTCCAGCCGCCGACGACACGACGGTGGGTCGCGGCCGGGATCCTCGCGGGGGCGGCGCTGGCGAGCGTCGGCGTGTACTTCGCCTGGCCGACGCACTCCGCGCCGGCCCTGGCCGCGAGCGACGCCCCGCCCACGACGTCCACCGCGATCGAAGGCGCGGCGAGCGAAGCCGACCATCGAGACGCCGCGACGGGCCAGCCCGACCCGCCCCCGACCGATACGAGTCGCGAGCACGCGAGCGCGACCGACCCGCGCGCAGACGTCGCCCCCACCGCCGACGCCGAGGAGAGCCAGCCCGCGCCGAGGACGCGGAGGACCCGCGCGAGAGCCAGGCGGCGCGCGCGGCCGGCCGAAGAGACGGCGTCGCCGCGAGAGCGGTTCCGGGCCATCGATCTGATCCGAGGGGAGCGATGA